The window aagaaaaaacaacactcAACCCATGCTTTGTCCTGGAGACACTAAGCCTGAACAGATGCAAAATTTCATACAAAGCTTATCTTATCTAAACAAATGACTATACAGAATAAATTTTGTTACGTTATTCAAGCAATACTAATCGTTCCAGTGCTATCGTTAGGATGCCTGCATTGATGGATGAATAGAGAGTTGACTATCTGATTCATTATTTGTCTTGAACACTAAACTGAAGTGTTCTTATTTCATATGTAGTTAAATTTTATTACATGTTTTCGATATTAGGAACTTGGGTGAGTTACGGGTCTATTGCTTCTAAAAGATAAACCTTTGTTTCGAACATCCTTAATGATACGTACGTACCTTCCAAGACACGGAACCAATATACCTGACTAAGCAGTTACGCCATTAAATAGAACGACTCTTCATATTCCACCATTGACAGAAAACTGTATATCATAAGAATATAATGTCAGTAGATATAGCAGGTCCATTTCCATCCTTAAGAGCAGACACTTTTATGATCTTCTATTGACAGCGAGCTGAAATGCATCGGAATACTGTCAAGAGGTGCAAATTACTTTTCATTCATCCTTTGTTGGCAGCAGCTCCCTTGCCCGTTATGGTGTTGTCTGCGTGTGAATGGAACACGGTCTGATATAGATCCACTTTACAAACTTGTACGGTTGCTAAGGCTGAAACGCACCCtgcaccaagacacacacacacacacacacacacacacggagaaggTTGTGATAGGTGACGACCCTACTGCAACAGGTGGGTGCCGTGGGTTGCCtttgtggtgctggtggcgggcGCTCTTACCTTCATCGGGGTGGACGTGCAGGGTGAGATGATTCGCCTGCAGTCCCTGTGCGGTGTGGCGTCCGTGCTGCTCCTTGGGTTCATCTTCTCCGCCGCCCCGCTCAAGGTAAGGCAGCAGAATGTGAGGACTAATGTCATCCTTTGCTACCATCTGCTTTAGTCATATGAAGTGATTAGGTAAAGGCAAGCAGAATAACTTATCCTCTTCTCGTTACGTCTTCGCAAGTCATCACATTCTGGGACTAACTTAGTAGAAACCAACACACATAGTAATTATTAATGAGTGCATGCCAGTTGAATATAAGTTTCCGAGACGTGAGGTCCACAGAACAACCTTCATTCATGTATTGAACTAAGATCTGTAAATCGCTTCATATGCTGTACACTTGGTGCTCTCTTTGCCTTCACAGTTCAATCAAGCTTTAATGGAAATGCAATTAATCTTCTTAAATTATTATGGTTTTATGGTAAGATTCTAGCACACTATTTCCATAAACTATTACAGCTTGATATCTATTCCCATACTTTTGACTCATATTTAGAAACAgccttctctctcatcacgactattttggAAGGCAATAGAGATGACCTGCTGGACTATCAAGTGTCTTTCTGCTGCTAATGATTTCaaaattttatctatttatcattagaactgtaaaaaaaagtaCCTTAAAGATTCATGTCACTTCAAATAAAAGCCTgttgaaagtagtggagttgGTAGCATGAGTGATTCAGAATATGGTTCCATGTCCCGCCTCACTGTGTCTGGTAAAGCTTCCCTCTGGCGGCAGGTAAGGTGGCGACACGTGGCCTGGGGAGTGTCGCTGCAGTTCGTGCTGGGGCTCCTCATCCTGCGCTGGCCACTCGGGCGGGAGGTGTTTGAGTGCTTGTCAGACAAGGTTGCTACCTTCCTTGCCTTCACCACCGCGggttcttccttcgtcttcggGGAATTGGCCACCTCCGAACCTTCTATATTTGCTTTCCAGGTGCTCTGTCTTCTACATTGACCATTCGTTTTGTACAAttaattttatattttactttttaacaAGGGATGAATCTTGAAAATCATTCATGTTTTACCTTAATAAGTATTTCCATGTGTAGATTTGTTGCAAAGAATATATTTTAGCGTTAATTTAGTCATTTTAACTAGAtacttttgtttgtgtgtgtgtgtgtgtgtgtgtgtgtgtgtgtgtgtgtgtgtgtgtgtgtgattatataACATAAGAGATGCTAGTCATGCATAAGCGTTTCATTCGTTTTTGGATATGTTTCTTTAATCagtcacgttttttttcttttttgtgttcttcaaattaatcttttcattctcttttttaactagaaaaaaatagtggcGAAAGTTATAAGGCAGCGAATTGAATCAATAATACAACCATCTAATGCATCATTGTGGAAAATAGAGCCACATTTCCTTCCGTCACCGCTATCTCAACATAAGCTATTGTGCGCTACAGTTGCCATCGGGATAGTGACagacctcttccacctcctcctcctccacagacgCTGCCGGTGATCTTGTTCTTCAGCTTCTGCATCCAAATCCTGTACTACTACGGCGTGATGCAGACGATAGTGATGAAGCTGGGTTGGTTCCTGCAGGTCACCATCGGCACCACCGCCTGCGAGAGTGTCAACGCCGCCGCCAACATCTTCCTGGGCATGGTACGTTCCTGGTTCTTTTGTAGCTTGGTTCCTCTTAGTAGTTGTCAGTCCGTCCTGCTGTGTTAGATGATCTGGTGAAGGAAGGTACAAGTCCTGCCTATGGTTTACGGGAATTCTGATGGGTGAAAGTTAtgaggtgaatacacacatgcatgcacgaACACACGTacgcgcgcaaacacacacacacacacacacacacacacacacacacacacacacacacacacacacacacacacacacgcaagccagacagaaaggaggaaagagagaaggaaaaatctaatacaacaataagaatgataatactCACAACCATCCTTGATTAACACAAAATATCCTCCCATCCCTTATCCTGCAGACGGAGGCGCCGCTGCTCATCAAGCCCTTCATCCCTGACATGACCAAGTCTGAGCTCCACGCCGTCCTGACAGGAGGGTTCGCCACCATCGCTGGCTCCGTCCTCGCTGCCTACATCTCCTTCGGCGTGGATCCCGTGCACCTGATCTCCGCCTCTGTCATGAACGCCCCGGCGGCCCTGGCGCTGTCCAAACTCTTCTATCCTGAGACTGAGGAGTCCAAGACCAACGCCGGCAACATCAAGatagagggagggtgaggtgcTGAGTGTTCATGGGTAACGCTCATTGGCCTTGTAGGGAGGATGTGTTTGTCACCACCACTCTAGATGTGcctctcaccacaccaccactctaGGATGTGTTTCTGTCACTCTAGTATGTGCCTCTATCACTCTAGTATGTACCTCTATCATTCTAGTATGTGCCTCTACCATTCTAGTATGTGCCTCTATCACTATAGTATGTACCTCTATCACTCTAGGATGTGCCTCTATCACTCTAGTATGTGCCTCTGTCACTCTAGGATGTGCCTCTGTCACTCTAGGATGTGCCTCTGTCACTCTAGGATGTGCCTCTGTCACTCTAGTATGTGCCTCTGTCACTCCAGGATGTGCCTCTGTCACTCTGTCCAGGGTATGACACTCTAACAAGGgcctatcaccattactatttctTAACATGTTCTTCTCAACGTCACTCTAAGTCAgtgtttctgttcttttcacCTCATAAAGAGTTCCCTTGTTTGTGTGCAGGAAAGAAGCCAACATGCTGCACGCCGCCACGGTGGGAGTCACCAACGCCATCCCGTTGGTGGCCAACATCGCCGCCAACCTCGTGGCTTTCATGGCCTTCATTGAGTTGATTAACCATGTGTTTGACTGGAGCTGCACGATGGTTGGTTACGAGGACGAGACGTGTTCTCTTGAGGTCAGTTTTAGAACGATCCAAAGTCTCTGTAATGATGCAATGACCCTGACAATCTTAAccaaattattattaatattgttgctGACACCTGTAAGAAAACTGTGATTACCGATGTGAAAGTATTAATCTTACAACACTCGCCTATTGTAATAGTAAATCGTTCCTGTGGGCCGCTCTTCTGCAACAGTGAGAGACTTACCAAAGGTTTAGCTGGGCGTCCGCAGTGCTGGGTGAGTGCTGTAATACAAAGCAAAGGATTGGGTTTGCCTGACCGGTGTGTGTCAATGCATAAGACGAGGTAGactaaacaagacaaaacagggCGCCGGGCACATACATGCTTGAGTAGCGCTGGGGACGGGCGAGTGCTGGAGTATATTCTTGCAATCACCTCTGAAATCTGAGAAAGTCTTCCCCCTCCCACTTTTACGACTAGTTAATTGACTGATTGCTTTGAGGTGAGTGGACATCCTAAAGTAAAAACGTAGTGGAGGACACAGTGGACAGAAATACCGTGAATTGTTGGGACAGGCGATGGTATCTTACTAATTACTGAAGCGAAACACATTCATTACCAAAGAAACCCTTTTCGCACAAACCTCATGAGGATATTTGGTAAGTTTATCAATGATTTGCTTTGGCAGAGTCTGTTTGGCGTAATTTTCATGCCGCTGGCGTGGGTGATGGGCGTGGAGTGGGACAAGTGTGATGAGGTGGGCGAGCTGGTGGGTCTCAAGATCACTGTTAACGAGTTCGTGGCGTACTCCAAGCTGGCTGACATGAGGGAAGCCGGGATGCTCTCCGTGAGTGCCTCCACCCGCTTCACACACATCTAATATGTTTTCCAATGTACCTTACTCTATTGTCTACTTTGTGCACTATTGCATAAGAGTCTCAATAAAAAAtcaacgttgtgtgtgtgtgtgtgtgtgtgtgtgtgtgtgtgtgtgtgtgtgtgtgtgtgtatgtgtgtgtgtgtgtgtatgtgtgtgttgaaagtTACTTGACtcgaagccttttttttttttttttttttttgttcttacatTACGTAAAATTTTATTGTTCTCAGAAACGCGCAGAGATCATCGCGACATACGCCTTATGTGGGTTCAGTAACATCAGCTCTATTGGTATCAACCTGGGAGGCTTCGGGGCCATGGCACCCTCTAGACGCGGTGACCTGGCCAAGGTAGTGGTGCGGGCCATGATCACCGGCAGCTGTGCCTGCTTCCTCACTGCAAGCATTGCCGGTAAGATTACCTATAGGCTCCTTGAGTGGAATCCTCATACAACTTTTAAGTCATTATGTGATGCCATTATGTGTGATCAGAAGGTTCTGATATGTGTCCCCTGGCGCAGGCACTCTGCTGTCCGTGGAGGAAAACACCGAGCCTGCCTTCTACCACCGACACCTGGACTCCCTCGACACGCTGCGGGGGACGGTGGGGCACTACTCGTAGTTTGCCGCGCCCTGGCATCCCTACTGATTGACTGTACCTAAATTGATATATTTGTACTCTTTACTGTACACTTTACACTGTTCGTAATTAGGTATTTCCCGTAATTCTTAGTGTAGTAATATGGATTGCAAAATGTTTGTTGAGAGCGAGGTCGTCTCATGATTCAGTCCGCCAACAAACtgaatgagtaaaggacagatgcAAGCTGAGGATCGGGAGGGTGAGCACTCCAACCCCACAGTGGAACCCGAAGCCCTTCATTGATTTGCTGATGGACGCCAGCGTGAAGAAATGCTGCAAACGGCGCAGGTATTCATTCCCCCACGCCTCCCACGGCAGCTGTTACAGGTGGCGTAAGCAGGAAGCAATGGTTCGCTAATATATACTCAAATGAtacatgtataatttttttaataaaaaaacCTTAAATCTTAGTTCACATTAATTCCTCTACACAGTTGAATACACAGCCTTCCATAGTCATAAGTGGTATACATAAATCTCTCTGTACGATTAGCAAAACTTAAtagtaacaaaagaaaatagatatattCTATTTATATGATGGGTGGACTGGGTGACTTACATGCAATATACATCCTACCCTGCTCACTCATAGGGAGACTGACTCCCTCTACGCCTttcccatatcaccaccaccttcacatcgCCACGCTGCACTGTCCCTCACAATTCACCTCACAGTTCATCGATCACTCCCTGAGGCAGGTGAATGAGGCACagtccaggagagagagagagagagtcagttacTGCCCCTGCCAGACCTACACAGCGTTGTCATCTGGGTTACTTTTCTTGGTTGTGCCATTTTTGTCATCAGGAGCATTGCCATCattgtcgttattgttattgttgttgctagcgttattgttcttattgctGCGAACGAGCGGCGAGAGAAGCACCAGCACGGAGCCCGTCACCATGCTCGTGCCCATCAGCGTGTACACCGCCCTGTAGCTCTGCGTGGTGTCGTACAGCATGCCTGGGGACGAGGAGCTCTGATTAGACACCGCGCAGCCATGCAGACAGacgcagacaaacagagagacagacagagaaaaacagagaaacaaaagcagacaaacagacaaacagacatccACTCCTTCACCGCCCCCCACCCACCGATCACACAGCCTGAAGACAACTCACCAGTCGCTTGAGGGGAGATGAAGTTCATGATGCCGTTGAAGAGCCTGACAATGCCATACGAGGCGGCCAGCTTGGAGGCGCCGTGGTGCGCGGCGAGCATCGCGGGAATTGTGACGAACCAGGACCCGACGAAGAAGCCGAAGACACAGAGGACACCAGTGAGCGCCGCTGTGTCGGTGACGTGCGGGAGAATAAGCACCGCTGATCCCGCGGACAGGGAGCTGCGGGGACACAAGAGGCAagaattattgagagagagagagagagagagagagagagagagagagagagagagagagattgctgttTCTCGCTGTGCTGATTATTTCAATACAAGGtacgaagaaagacaagaattcCTTCCTATAGGATACTCAGATTCATATCATAATGTTTTAGTCACAAAAATTCAAACCTTTTTGCCTATTGAATTTTTGTATCATATTTCAGTCTAGAAAAAGTAAATCATAGCGATCATTGCCAAGAAGCCTTGCAATAAGTGTGTTATATTAAATCAGAAAAGCAAGTAAGTAAGAATCAATGGCAAACTTTTTAGAAAGATGTGCGAAATTCGTCTGTTTAAAAGAATGACCAACTATACATTGTGCAGTTGTGACGTGCAGACCCACAGACCCACAGACCAATAGACCGACAGACTGACAGACCCACCTGATGAAATAGATGTAGTGCAGCTGACAGAAATGGAGGTCCGAGATGACCCCGGTGCTGAGGCGACCCATCAGGTCCACGATGGATGACATGGACAGCATCCCGGTGGTgacggaggaagagatggagatcGAGTCGGCGTACGATGgcagatagaagagagaaaagggtgtTCCACAGGCCACGAGGAACACGGATATCGCCACCACCCAGAACTGCCCGTCtctgaagagagaagcgtcgcACAGTCCTCGCAGACACTCCCAACAGCAGTTGggcttcacctcttcttccagattctctttcttctcttgttcttcttcttcctttatttgtaACTTCtcattgtcttttccttcctttatcatttgttcaatttcttctttttcatcacaaTCCGGGGAAGGTGACTGCAGGATGCCCTCGGAGTCTTCTTTGTCCTGCTCCTGAAGAGATTCCATTATCCTGCTGTGTGCCGTGCGAATGGATGTCTGACGCGTCAGCGAGGACCTGGGATCAACTCCTGCCAGGATGCGAGGCAAAGACGATCGACGAGAGCCGCCATGATGATGCATGAGTCCTGATGAAGATCTCTGGATACTTTCGTCTTCAGAACACAGTCGCATCACGGTGGGATGCTCCGCAAACATTGGCAGTCTGGTTAAAGACCACTTACTGGTGGAATTATTGGACAGAGAAGATCTGCTACCCACGTTGAAGGAAGGACGGCTGTCAGGGAAAGCTGGCCCACCAGACACCGACCAGGAGCGAGCGTATAGCGTCAGGTTAGGGACACTGTTCAACATGGAAGCTGATCTTAGGAAGGAAACCTGGTGCTGCACTTCAGTTTCCTGGACGCTTTCCACGCTGACGTAATGCCTCTTCATCCGTGACCATAGCGTCTTGaagtgggagggagaagaaaagcgTGCCGGCGAGGAGGCTGCGACGGAGGGAAGTAACTTGTCTTTTCTGCGGAGTTCGGCAGCCTGAACTACGGCGTGGACGGATATTGGACGGAAGAACATGGAAGCAGCGCAGATGTGGAGCTGAAGGGCGGCTAGGATGAGGAAGGCACCTCGCAGCCCGTAGGCTTTTAGGAGGTGATCCACAAGTGGTGGCATGAAGAAGCCCCCCAAGGCATTGCCCGAGAGACAGATGGAGGAGCCGATGGTGCGCCGCCGCTCAAAGTACAGCGAGACGATGAGGATCCCAGACGTGGTGGTGATGCCCGAGCCCAAACCTGCGGCGAGGACCACTCACTGATCTACCGCACCCATGctgcctcccacacacacacacacacacacacacacacacacacacacacacacacacggcccggtagctcagtggttagagcgctggcttcacaagccagatgaccggggttcgattccccggccgggtggagatatttgggtgtgtctcctttcacgtgtagcccctgttcacctagcagtgagtaggtacgggatgtaaatcgaggagttgtgaccttgttgtcccggtgtgtggtgtgtgcctggtctcagacctatcccaagatcggaaataatgagctctgagctcgttccgtagggtaacgtctggctgtctcgtcagagactgcagcagatcaaacagtgaattacacacaaacacacacacacacacacacacacactactgctactactactactactactattgcagtATACTATTgaacttctattactattatcattattattattattactattattatactattattattattattattattattattattattattattattattattactaatattattattattatcattattattgttgttgttgttgttgttgttgttgttgttgttgttgttgttattgttgttgttcttgttgctgtttttgttgttgttgttattattattattattatcattattattattgttattattattactattattattatcaatattattattgtcatcatcatcaccattattattatcagcatcactattattagcatcatgattattattgtcattattattatcgtcattactagagatgtaccgatgcatcggtatcggtatcggaatcggcggtatcggtccattttttgggtattggtatcggtatcggtatcggcttattttatgccgatacttccgatacctaaaaggaatttactacttagtgatatattcgatataaaaTATTGAAGATACCAAAtgaatataatacggcgtattaagtttccgtggtggtTACCGTATGTcacagaatactgttttctgtggtaataagccacaacctctaaattggacgtgtatgaaacgcgtataggctgaactccggcatcctgtcacacggtcggtcatgagtcaccacgcattctcactgtctctcagtcagacgctgctcctccacccacacaaagttcacacagctgaaaagcttatgtttttgaactataatctaagaatgtcaaacttcagatattgagaatgcaacaaaatgatttggtatatatatatatatatatatatatatatatatatatatatatatatatatatatatatatatatatatatatatatagttaggcattttgcattattgtaaataacagcatattcttatttgatttataattaacagtggtagtggtagccttttccaagatatcatactggaataggtggaagctcgaattatatatgtatattaattttaatgcaagtttaatttttgagttacttgtgttaacctaaggatgcaaaaattccataactaagaaagtaacgattctgttttgtaatcatgtgcattgtgtataatttgttgcatattaatcatttaagatcatagcaatacactagaaatttagaataaactaaactttttttctatttaattgaaaagattaggtgaaagctcattttttcTGAATTAATCTACTAATGTGTAacgaattaatatcaaaggatgtcagatttaattaaaaagaaacatacacaacaaaatgagtttcttttgctaatattttgggTCTGTTTTACAATCTTAATAattctaaaaatatttttgatcgtcaaaatatcatcaataaaatcaataatgaaaatgcacaagaccaaatggtcgctaaaggagtaagaagtaagaatttaaaataactgacaagaatcagaagactgagaagatattcattccaattactgagtaatttacctttgcaaatggcttcaaaaagcatctagaatcccccaaaacaaagcctgccatctgataacgctcaccgtccaccaactcatcctggtgtccagtgcagtaatcactataagtagtagtatcggtatagttagtagtatcggtatcggcccaattaggtggtatcggtatcggtatcggaatcggccaaaattttggtatcggtacatctctagtcattacacacacacacacacacacacacacacacacacacacacacatccgaagatcggaaataatgagctctgagctcgttccgtagggtaacgtctggctgtctcgtcagagactgcagcagatcaaacagtgaaacagtgaaacacacactgacacacacacacatcaaacaccACAACGCCATTTAACCTGAGGGAGGAACTGACCAGTGAGGAGGCCGACTGAGGCGATGAGCTGGTTCACATTGGAGGCCATGGAGCCCAGCAGCAGCCCGAGGAAGCACAGGAACCCGCCGAAGAAGGACACTTTGCGCGAGGTGAAGCGGCGACACATGATGCCAGTCACGGGAGCTGCGGCGAGAAAACCCataatacacactctctctctctctctctctctctctctctctctctctctctctctctctctctctctcatacttttaTAATAagggtagacagacagacacacacacacacacacacacacacacacacacacacacacacacacaccgctcgactcacactcgagagggtccgggttcgaatcctggaggcggcgaggcatatgggcaagcctcttaatgtgtggcccctgttcacctagcagtaaataggtacgggatgtaactcgaggggttgtggcttcgcttacccggtgtgtggagtgtgttgtggtctcagtcctacccgaagatcggtctatgagctctgagctcgctccgtaatggggaagactggctgggtgactaggaagcgaccgaggtgaattacacacacttacacgcccggtagctcagtggttagagcgctggcttcacaagccagaggaccggggttcgattcctcggccgggtggagatatttgggtgtgtctccttttacgtgtagcccctgttcacctagcagtgagtaggtacgggatgtaaatcgaggagttgtgaccttgttgtcccggtgtgtggtgtgtgcctggtctcaggcctatccgaagatcggaaataatgagctctgagctcgttccgtagggtaacgtctggctgtctcatcagagactgcagcagatcaaacagtgaaacacacacctcccacagacacacacaccaggtaatCAGCAACTCTCTTCACCTCAGATCTATTTATATGcaatctttttctcctccttccgtcTCCTTAGTTTTTATATACGACACGTGATTTATATTTTCA of the Portunus trituberculatus isolate SZX2019 chromosome 42, ASM1759143v1, whole genome shotgun sequence genome contains:
- the LOC123517526 gene encoding sodium/nucleoside cotransporter 2-like; its protein translation is MTVEETTDAKVKTDVAMTVLNEVSPQQQGHDNPAFTDTHVARRKSPTITSNTQANAEGVSKNHEPESQQGDHSLLAFIFNQPFMKSKTAGLSKWRGPIIAFIATVAYAAFVICALLISNVVEETSFWCDAEGLLVVITGILFIMMFYYLIIKAFFGKTLHEKLIVPLNALGDNLVRVRWVPWVAFVVLVAGALTFIGVDVQGEMIRLQSLCGVASVLLLGFIFSAAPLKVRWRHVAWGVSLQFVLGLLILRWPLGREVFECLSDKVATFLAFTTAGSSFVFGELATSEPSIFAFQTLPVILFFSFCIQILYYYGVMQTIVMKLGWFLQVTIGTTACESVNAAANIFLGMTEAPLLIKPFIPDMTKSELHAVLTGGFATIAGSVLAAYISFGVDPVHLISASVMNAPAALALSKLFYPETEESKTNAGNIKIEGGKEANMLHAATVGVTNAIPLVANIAANLVAFMAFIELINHVFDWSCTMVGYEDETCSLESLFGVIFMPLAWVMGVEWDKCDEVGELVGLKITVNEFVAYSKLADMREAGMLSKRAEIIATYALCGFSNISSIGINLGGFGAMAPSRRGDLAKVVVRAMITGSCACFLTASIAGTLLSVEENTEPAFYHRHLDSLDTLRGTVGHYS
- the LOC123517525 gene encoding uncharacterized protein LOC123517525; protein product: MNGLADKVANAPPLAMAEGWPVRNGVRSDNHEASLPPQGVGVKDTGTGSRTFEEQSARYNVAHPSSSSLPVHLTASPGHPADPRLTPRLHPALHHDVRAPASDSDDPGQALGSKAASFYIGGDDALSPPITHQKSLTGPSTPWKVSGAGSRVVEFTPPDGGYGWVVALAACFINLWIIGFTKSYGVLYVAIRETFPEASAYHISWVPSLLSTVGLLTAPVTGIMCRRFTSRKVSFFGGFLCFLGLLLGSMASNVNQLIASVGLLTGLGSGITTTSGILIVSLYFERRRTIGSSICLSGNALGGFFMPPLVDHLLKAYGLRGAFLILAALQLHICAASMFFRPISVHAVVQAAELRRKDKLLPSVAASSPARFSSPSHFKTLWSRMKRHYVSVESVQETEVQHQVSFLRSASMLNSVPNLTLYARSWSVSGGPAFPDSRPSFNVGSRSSLSNNSTSKWSLTRLPMFAEHPTVMRLCSEDESIQRSSSGLMHHHGGSRRSSLPRILAGVDPRSSLTRQTSIRTAHSRIMESLQEQDKEDSEGILQSPSPDCDEKEEIEQMIKEGKDNEKLQIKEEEEQEKKENLEEEVKPNCCWECLRGLCDASLFRDGQFWVVAISVFLVACGTPFSLFYLPSYADSISISSSVTTGMLSMSSIVDLMGRLSTGVISDLHFCQLHYIYFISSLSAGSAVLILPHVTDTAALTGVLCVFGFFVGSWFVTIPAMLAAHHGASKLAASYGIVRLFNGIMNFISPQATGMLYDTTQSYRAVYTLMGTSMVTGSVLVLLSPLVRSNKNNNASNNNNNNDNDGNAPDDKNGTTKKSNPDDNAV